A region from the Canis lupus dingo isolate Sandy chromosome X, ASM325472v2, whole genome shotgun sequence genome encodes:
- the CDX4 gene encoding homeobox protein CDX-4 — translation MLCKSLKPLDVSLAIGGPTTPGYQSPGNLTGRKLGCRSLRPIKYRSCLLEKEAGMYLGTLRSTARSSTAGTAGTGSSGSLLPASNFTAVPAYAHDMGYPHIPSVDPHGPSLGVWGSPYSPSREDWNVYPGPSSTVGTVPMNDMISNPSAFGSQEYSNLGPAGGGSTSGSLPAPSSRLLFPIDAEAADASSPNRSRHSPSAWMRKTLQVTGKTRTKEKYRVVYTDHQRLELEKEFHCNRYITIQRKSELAVNLGLSERQVKIWFQNRRAKERKTIKKKISQFENSGSSVQSDSGSISPGELPNTFFTTLSAVHRFQPIEIQPVIVSE, via the exons ATGCTATGTAAAAGCCTGAAGCCCCTTGACGTCAGCCTAGCCATTGGTGGCCCAACTACACCGGGCTACCAGTCACCTGGAAACCTGACCGGCAGGAAACTCGGATGCCGTAGTCTGAGAC CCATCAAGTACAGAAGCTGCCTTTTGGAAAAAGAAGCAGGCATGTACCTGGGTACTCTCAGGAGCACGGCCAGAAGCAGCACCGCGGGGACTGCCGGCACTGGTAGCAGTGGGAGTCTCCTGCCAGCCTCCAACTTCACAGCGGTGCCTGCCTATGCGCACGACATGGGGTATCCCCATATACCCAGCGTGGATCCTCACGGGCCATCGCTGGGGGTCTGGGGTTCACCCTATAGCCCCTCTCGAGAAGACTGGAATGTGTACCCCGGACCATCCAGTACAGTGGGCACGGTGCCCATGAACGACATGATCTCGAACCCTTCCGCTTTTGGCTCTCAGGAATACAGCAACTTGGGCCCTGCGGGCGGGGGAAGCACCAGTGGAAGCCTGCCAGCCCCATCCAGCCGGTTGCTGTTCCCCATAGACGCTGAAGCTGCAGATGCCAGTTCTCCCAACAGAAGCCGCCACAGCCCCTCTGCATGGATGCGAAAGACCTTGCAGGTGACCG GGAAAACCAGGACAAAAGAAAAGTATCGTGTGGTTTACACCGATCATCAAAGATTGGAGCTAGAGAAGGAATTCCACTGCAACAGATACATCACCATTCAGAGAAAATCAGAACTGGCAGTCAACCTGGGCCTTTCTGAAAGACAG GTGAAAATCTGGTTTCAGAATCGCAGAgccaaagagagaaagacaatcaaaaagaaaatctcccaGTTTGAGAACAGTGGAAGCTCAGTACAAAGTGATTCTGGCTCCATCAGCCCTGGGGAATTACCTAACACTTTTTTTACCACCTTATCTGCTGTTCATAGATTTCAGCCTATTGAGATACAGCCGGTCATAGTCTCTGaatga